AAAATCTTCCTATCCTAGTAAAAGGAGGCCAAAGTAAAAGttacaatttatacaattcaaataaaagggATACATAAGCAACCTATAAAATTTGACTCGAATGCTTTCATCCCATTTTATGCAACATGAAAGTTAATTCACATACAGAATCTGAATATTGTAATATATCAGAAAAGGTGAAAACAATACATTAAACAGCTGGATTGGCAGAAAAAGTATTTCATCAAAACCTAATTTTGACTAGTTAAATGCATTTAACTCCTTGCGATTTGAGATAATTGTATAATAGAATGGTGCCCATTTGAGACATTCCAAGATAGAAGATTGTTTTATTAATTGAGACAGCAAGAGTAAAGGAAAGTATGTTCGATGGTACATCTTAacatattataatgaaaaaaaagtcTCTCGTGAATTGAGTATGTAAAAATGGagaattaacatttttttaatcaaaattaccTGAATAAACATATGATACCCTTCAGTTTGGGCAGGATCAGCAGGGTTTGGCTGATCTAACAAGTCCTGGATACCAACCAGTATCTGTTTCACGGTGATGGCTGGTCTCCAACCCTacacaataaaaagaaaataatagcCATCATACATTGAGCACAGTCGGTAAGCAGACAAATACAAAGAAAGCGTATATCCCACATACACTATCTTCATTGAGGATCGACAAGCAAACTGTTCCAGATGGATAGACATTGGGATGGAAAAAGCCTGGTGGGAATTTACACTTTGGCGGTTTACTCGGATAATCTTCACTGAAGTGAATTGTAAGTGGATAACAACCACCTTCCCAATCAGTCTGCAAGCATTTAATTTTCGTTAGGAGAAACAATAAGAGAAAGACGAAGACGAGTTCCCCTATCAGACAAGCACAGTACTTTAATTAAATAGGATAATGCTATAAGATTAGCAAGCATTTTATGCTCTGATATGAGGGAGGCAGGGAAGAAACCAGAAGCATAAGAGAAGCACACTCCGCAGCCTGCACGGTACATAAATCAATTGATCCAGCTTAACATACATGTACTCTGCATGTTTACACTTGAAGTTCAATACTAATGCATCTACTCAGTGGCGTACACGGAATTTTTTGCAAGTGATGTCaccttttaatatatatatatatatatatacacaatttaCGTATACTATAATATAATTTCAATAAGTGAAtacaaataactttttctcgataaatttttgttttgaaagtaagttcattaaaaatcaaagtgctaattattttttatataaaatatcaaaaggaaaaaataaaaagcaaaaagaaagaatatatatatatatatatatatatatataaacaatttaAAGCTCCTAAAATGTATTATAAGATAAAAGCAAAGCTGCCAAGTTTCGAACTCGCGTCCTTCAGGCAACAATCGTTACATTCGACCAACTAAGCTGTGCGCCCTTATTTGTCAAAAGATAACACTATatagtatgtatatatatatatatatatatatatatatatatatatatctgttttatttcttttaattgtttatattatatatatcaaattttttcgACGAACCGGTGTCCCGTGACACACCTTTAGACTTCCTAGATCCGCCCCTGCATCTACTAGGCATACACTATGTACTCCTATATGCAGAAAACCTTTTTACCACGTATGAGTAAATAACAGAAAGCATACAACTTCTAATATGATGCCAACAACTCATAAACTTAAGGCTTGCTACTGAACTGTGTTACATTCATATGACTATACGAGATTTGTAgtgttaaaatttgaattatccAACTTTCTCTTAGGGGAAAGGAGCCGTCCAGGTTACTTCCCTTACCCCTGGATATatgaggaaagaaaaagaaatcccATAAAAGCTTTTCCAtcttctatttctttttcttccctCTCTTGAGGTTCTGAACATTTCTGAAGGAAGTAGTGGTGATTTTTAGAAACGTACCCACTCATGTTCAAAAGGTGATTCACAAGAACAGGTTGAATTTTCTATTTAGATATGCCTTCCGTTATATAAACCATtaaaggaatatacaattgttACCACATGCTGATTAAGTCATAGATATGAAGTTTGTTACCATTCTCGAAAAAAGAACTCAGAAATATGAAGTTGATGCCAAGAGTTTCAAATAGGGGGTGCAAAATCATATGGCAAAGCCTGGAAAGGGAACACCAACAACTCAAAGCACCTCGTCAACATCCCTCAAGGtcttttcaacaattttgaaaaGGAAGCAACACCAACAAGAAATATATGTAATGCAAAGCCAAAAGCAAATGTTTGTTTGCGAAAATCACATAgcaattcaaaaaaaaacatctcTATAAAGATAAGAAGATAGTCTGAATTCTGTGGCTATCAATGGATTGTGGTGTATTTTCTTTCTCCATGCTGCGAAAGACTCTGCATAATCATCAGCAGTACAAAATGCAAGTAGTTATTCAACATAATCTCTATAAATTGTAGCATTTACAGGTATAAAATAAGCATAATGCTAAACTACAGTAACAGAACAATTCAATTTCAAGTCCATAAACCAAGGTGGTACTTCAATCAAAACAACGCATCAACATATACTAAAAGTCAACCAAGATTAACCAAATTGGTTAACCCCTAAAATCGGTGTTCACTGAAGAAGGCTTCCCATGGTTTGCCCTCATCCTCACAATCAATTAAGCAGAAACCTTTCCGAATTCATGACACAGAAAACTGGACAAAGGTTGAAAACACACCTCAGCTTTACCAGGGATAGTGCAGTGCCAAATCATCAAGTTCACTGACCCATCTGGAAGTGTCTCCGGCTTTGCAACAAAACCCTATACCCAAAATTCATCACAACAAatgaaacacacaaaaaaaaaacaaatttacaaAATCAGGAActgtaaaattaaagaaaatcaagaaagggGTCATGAAATCAAACATGGGGATGATTCTTTCTCCAAGCTTTGCGTTCCTCAGCAAGACGACCACGAGCAATCCCTCCCGACATTGTTGTTGTTTAAGGTTAATCACTAAAAAATATCTCTCAGAAGAGTTGAGTTTCTTCTTGGCTGCCTCCCTTTTAAAAAGGACAAAATAAAAGAGGGGAGAGTTTTGATTCTTGAAGCTGTAAAGTAGTTGTGAGTGGCAGATTGAACGATGGAGATTAAATGAGGAAATGGTGACACAATTACCTCATAGGATTAAAAAGATAATCAAACTGTTGTTTTtgtaattattgttttttaaattttgttaggTCGGGTCTCTTTTTATTAAATGGGTTTTGATAAAAGTCAAATGGATTCCgattttatttggaaaaaaaagatttcaataaaatattctATTTCTAGCGTGTAAACCACGCCACTATGTACGATCACGTGGAAAACGTCAATGGTCCTGCTTTCGTTAGTCGCCATTGCTTATGGGCCTATCGGTCATtgtcactttttctttttttaaaaatttttaccGTAAATAAGTTTCACattaagagtgtgtttggtatgaaggaaaacattttctgaaaaatgtttttcaattttctcatgtttggttggaacaaaaattttggaaaatattttccaaatcaactcattttcctcaaaattaagaaaaatgacttcccttcaaaaattaaggaaaacatttttcaaaactctcctctaatttcaaattacatttttttttggattaaaacatcaattttaaaaatatattttcaatttcaaaattttaggcAACCCCCCCCCCAACCAAACCCCAACCCCTCCCGAAAAGATTcattttgctttttaaaaatattttcaactttaaatttttattttttaactccTATCCCCCTCCCCCCTCCCANNNNNNNNNNNNNNNNNNNNNNNNNNNNNNNNNNNNNNNNNNNNNNNNNNNNNNNNNNNNNNNNNNNNNNNNNNNNNNNNNNNNNNNNNNNNNNNNNNNNNNNNNNNNNNNNNNNNNNNNNNNNNNNNNNNNNNNNNNNNNNNNNNNNNNNNNNNNNNNNNNNNNNNNNNNNNNNNNNNNNNNNNNNNNNNNNNNNNNNNNNNNNNNNNNNNNNNNNNNNNNNNNNNNNNNNNNNNNNNNNNNNNNNNNNNNNNNNNNNNNNNNNNNNNNNNNNNNNNNNNNNNNNNNNNNNNNNNNNNNNNNNNNNNNNNNNNNNNNNNNNNNNNNNNNNNNNNNNNNNNNNNNNNNNNNNNNNNNNNNNNNNNNNNNNNNNNNNNNNNNNNNNNNNNNNNNNNNNNNNNNNNNNNNNNNNNNNNCATCCCCACCCTCACCCCCTACCAACaccccaaataaaaaaaaatttttaaaaatttttttcaatttcataaattattttctactctagtaaaaataaaagatgtttctcaaaaacatttttcattcataaatcaaacacaaaaagTCATTtccgaaaaaatattttctactcaccaaccaaacatgagaaaataagtccaaaatttaattgtttttcaagaaaacattttctaggaaaacattttccttcataccaaacacaccctaagagATAAAATGCTTCTTAAAAGTATACGAATTTGTACCTCAGGAGAATCGAAACCTCCGACCAACCCTTGCTGGTGATCGTTGCCACTTTTATGCcctgattttatttttttactctaTAAGAATTAAtaaggtaaatattttttttgattcgtaaatttatattttgagaaaaagatttgctataataattttatcatttaactTTGATATACAACTAGTtacaaaagtattttatatatatttctattattattagaGTGATTTACATGTACCTCCACTATTTTATATCTATGTATATATCATAGGGAAATACATGATCTTTCGCTCTCACATTTTTCAACTTTtctatcattattatttaagtttcttattttttgatactagtttttctttcattatttagtataaacatataaggaaaaaaaaaagatgtctGGAGGGAAGAAGGGAAAAAGATTGAAACTATTTTACCATTATATTGCAATTTATTCTTTGTATttgtagaagaaaaaaaagtttatttatgATAACTTTTATAAGAAAGATAGtgacaaataaattttattattaaaataataaatttaaattaatcgttaaatcaaagaagaaaatatatccTTATACgagttatttttaattaaaaaaattaaaagtcttaaaataaattttttcatttcaaaaatgatatatatgaatcATTTGTAAAATAATAACGTATATATAAGTCACCTTTATAAAGAGATGCAAAGTTAAAAGGTGATATACCTTATTTCTTTAACATATTTGaaggataaaattaaaattaacccAAGAAAAGAGCAAATGATGTACTACTAGTTAAATGTTATTGGAGACCTTACGGTCACCCACTTATCGTAATTGGAAAATTTCGTATATAGCAAActgaatttatgaaataatattatagagatatagtttatataattatattttatgggtatagtttagttTGTTATCTAgctttttatttgtataaaatatttttttcataaattagtACTATATTTACTTTTCCATTAAATAGTAATCATAGCCCTAAATACAGTAACATTTACATAATCCTGTGATTTAAGCTaaacattcaaaataaaatattttttcaaaaaataattctatAGCCATAGAAAGACTATATAAACTTGTTTCCGGAAAGCTAAACTCTTCAATGTGTATAAAGTTTATATACGAAtgtaaataaattgaatataaattgtttaatttgtATCAAATTGTaaagtaattattatataaatgtaCAAGTaattgtgtatgtataaaataaatatatgaatatagttcttgtatatacaaaaatttctcaagtagttttgtatataataacgtaaaataaaaaaatttgtaatttaaaacaaattattacACAAATAATTGtaccaattttttaaaagtaattacttatatacatatataattagttgaatatacaaaaaattgtatatgtataaaaaaaaattatatacgaatataaataaggaaaaattacataaattgatatattttaataaataattactgattttagcaatactttttatttattaccatttatagcaatcatatgttaaatttatcatatgtattaaaagtgaattatgtatgtaatatatatgaattataattattttttaaatatattatgtttgtttggtaaaaatttgacacattgtattataagtgaattaaaatgtgtaataaataaattatttattattaaaatttgtattatatatgaataaagaattgttctttgtaatatgaattaaacttgtattataaatgaattaaaagtgatcaagtgaaaaagaaatattattgctataaatggtaaatattttgttattatagtatatttatgtaagtttccctataaataaaatgaatataaatatatacaaaaaagttgtatatgtataaacaaAGTTATATACGAATGTAAATGAAGTGAATatcacttgtatatgtataaataaaaatatgaatatagtacttgtatatacataaataaaaatatgaatatagtaCTTGTATATACACAAATTCCTCAAgcaattttgtatataataacgtaaaatacaaaaattttgtGATTTGAAACAAATAGTTGTATCAATTTTTAAAGTAGTTACTTATATACATAGCTAGttgaatatataaaaaactttaaatatgaatataacaaCACAAATACCTTGATcagttttatatataataattcgATGTACAAATAACTATATGCACGATATTCAAGCAAGTAATTCTTATGGATGGAGATGAGTCTTTCATTCTGATTTTGAATAACT
This window of the Solanum pennellii chromosome 2, SPENNV200 genome carries:
- the LOC107011237 gene encoding SUMO-conjugating enzyme SCE1-like — encoded protein: MSGGIARGRLAEERKAWRKNHPHGFVAKPETLPDGSVNLMIWHCTIPGKAETDWEGGCYPLTIHFSEDYPSKPPKCKFPPGFFHPNVYPSGTVCLSILNEDSGWRPAITVKQILVGIQDLLDQPNPADPAQTEGYHMFIQDVLEYRKRVRLQSKQYPPLV